The DNA sequence CTGCGTGGTCGGGGTGGCGCTGGCTTCCCGACAGGGCTCAAATGGTCCTTCATGCCGAAGGAGTCCGATGGCCGCCCGCATTACCTCGTCGTCAATGCCGATGAGTCCGAACCGGGCACCTGTAAAGACCGCGAGATCATGCGGCACGATCCGCACAAGCTCGTCGAAGGGTGCCTTGTTGCCGGTTTCGCCATGGGCGCAAACGCCGGATACATTTATGTACGCGGCGAATTCATCTTCGAGCGCGAGCAATTGCAGCGCGCTGTTGACCAGGCATATGACGCTGGCCTCTTAGGCAAGAATGCTGCTGACAGCGGTTGGGATTTTGATCTCTACGTTGTGCACGGCGCAGGTGCTTACATTTGCGGTGAAGAGACAGCGCTGATTGAAAGTCTTGAAGGCAAGAAGGGCATGCCGCGCCTGAAGCCGCCATTCCCAGCCAATGTGGGGCTCTATGGCGCGCCGACCACAGTAAACAATGTGGAAAGCATTGCAGTTGCTCCAACCATTCTGCGCCGTGGCGCATCCTGGTTTGGCGGGCTTGGTCGTCCGAACAATACCGGCACCAAAGTCTTTTCCATCTCCGGTCACGTGAACAATCCATGTAACGTTGAAGAAGAGATGGGCATTCCGCTGAAGGAACTCATTGAAAAGCATTGTGGCGGTGTCCGCGGCGGTTGGGACAACCTCCTCGCCGTCATCCCGGGTGGATCGTCTGTTCCGCTCCTGCCGAAAAGCATCTGTGATACCGTCCTTATGGATTTTGACTCGCTGAAAGACGTGCAGTCTGGTCTCGGAACAGCAGCAGTCATCGTCATGGACAAATCCACCGACGTGATTAAAGCGATCGCCCGTCTCTCCGCTTTCTACAAGCATGAAAGCTGCGGCCAGTGCACCCCATGCCGGGAAGGCACCGGCTGGATGTGGCGCGTGATGGAGCGCCTTGTGACGGGCGAAGCAGAAGTCGAAGAAATTGAAATGCTGTTGGACGTAACAAAGCGTGTGGAAGGTCACACGATTTGCGCCCTCGGTGATGCGGCCGCCTGGCCCGTCCAGGGGTTGATCCGGCATTTCCGGCCAGTGATTGAAGAGCGTATTGCGACCCGCAAGGCGGGTGGTGCAGCGCCGGTAGCGGCGGAGTAGACCCATGCCCAAACTCACAGTGGATGGCGTAGAAGTCGAAGTGGAAAACGGGGTCACCGTTTTGCAGGCCTGTGAAGAGGCCAATGCAGACGTGCCGCGCTTCTGTTACCACGAGCGTCTGTCGATTGCGGGCAACTGTCGTATGTGCCTTGTCGAGATTGAGAAATCTCCAAAGCCTGTCGCAAGTTGTGCCATGCCCGCTGCGGACGGCATGGTTGTTCACACCAAGACTGAAACTGTGAAGCGCGCCCGCGAAGGTGTGATGGAATTCCTGCTCATCAACCACCCACTTGATTGCCCGATCTGTGACCAGGGCGGTGAATGCGACCTGCAGGACCAGGCAATGGCGTTCGGTGTCGATACGTCGCGCTTTGACGAGAACAAGCGCGCTGTCGAAGACAAAGAGATGGGCCCGCTGGTTAAGACCATCATGACCCGCTGCATTCACTGCACACGCTGTGTTCGGTTTGTGCAGGAAGTAGCTGGCGTACCGGAAATCGGTGCGATTGGGCGTGGTGAAGATATGGAGATCACGACCTATCTTGAAAAGTCGCTGACGTCTGAACTGTCCGGCAATGTGATTGATCTCTGCCCTGTGGGCGCGTTGACATCCAAGCCCTACGCTTTCACGGCGCGTCCCTGGGAATTGCGCAAGACCGAGTCCGTCGATGTGATGGACGCCGTTGGGTCGGCCATTCGGGTCGATGCGCGCGGAAAAGAAGTCATGCGGGTGATGCCGCGTCTCAATGAAGACGTGAACGAAGAGTGGATCTCCGACAAGACACGCTTCATCTGGGACGGATTAAAATCTCAGCGTCTTGACCGTCCATATGTCCGTGAAAACGGCAAGCTGCGCGCTGCAAGCTGGAACGAAGCATTCGAGGCGATTGCGGCCAAAGCGAATTCGACAACGCCAGAAAAGATGGCGGCGATTGCCGGTGACTTGGCTTGCGTTGAAGGCATGGGTGCTCTGAAAGACCTGATGACCTCGCTTGGTGTAACAAGCCTGGACTGCCGTCAGGATGGAACCAAGCTGAATGCAGGCGATCGGGCATCTTATCTGTTCAACTCATCTATCGCTGGTATTGAAGACGCAGACGCGCTGCTCATCATTGGCAGCAACCCACGTACAGAAGCGCCGGTCCTGAATGCGCGCATCCGTAAGCGCTGGAGCCAGGGCGGATTGCCTGTCGGGATCGTTGGCGAAGATGCAGACCTTACCTATGACACAGAGCATCTAGGCGCTGGGCCACAGACGCTGAAAGAAATCGCAGATGGGTCTCACTCGTTTGCCCGTGTTCTTGAAGTTGCTGAACGCCCCATGATCATTCTGGGGCAGGGAGCGCTGACCCGTAGTGATGGCGCTGCGGTGCACGCAACAGCTCTTCAGATTGCTGAAAAGTCAGGCGCCATCTCTGCCAACTGGAATGGCTTCAACGTTCTTCATACGGCTGCGGCCCGCGTTGGCGGTCTGGACCTCGGCTTTGTGCCGGGCGAAGGTGGCAAAGATGTCGCCGGCATTCTGGATGCAGCAGCATCTGGCGATGTGGATTTTGTCTTCCTCCTTGGGGCGGACGAGATTGATACAAGTAAGCTTGAAAAAGCCTTTGTCATCTATCAGGGAACGCATGGGGACGCAGGCGCACATGCCGCTGATGTCATCCTGCCTGCAGCGACCTACACAGAAAAGAGCGCTCTCTGGGTGAACACCGAAGGCCGCGTGCAGATGGGCCGCAGGGCAGCTTTCCCACCCGGGGATGCCAGAGAAGACTGGGCCATTCTCCGGGCACTGTCCGATGTGATGGGGCAGACACTTCCTTATGACAGCCTGCAGCAGCTTCGCGCGGCCCTCTTTGAGGTGCACCCGCATCTCGCACAGGTTGATACAGTTTCAAGTGCTGCAAGTGTGACCAGCGGACCTGGCGGCTCAATGGACGATGTGCCATTCAGCAACGCCATAACCGATTTCTACTTTACGAACCCGATTGCCCGAGCAAGCAAGATCATGGCGGATTGTGCTGCGACCTACGGCAACAAAGAAGCAGGAGCGACCGGCACCAATGGCTGAGCTCTGGACCACATACGGCTTTCCGCTGTTTATCATTGTCGGCCAATCGCTGGGTGTTCTGGTGGGGCTGCTGCTCTTCACCGCTTACATTCTTTACGCTGACCGGAAGATTTTTGCCGCTGTTCAAATGCGCCGCGGACCAAACGTGGTGGGTCCATGGGGACTTCTGCAATCCTTCGCCGACCTGACCAAGTTCCTCTTCAAAGAGGCGATCATTCCTTCAAGCGCCAATAAGGGCATCTATCTTCTAGCGCCCGTGATCACGGCGACACTGGCCTTGAGCGCATGGGCAGTCATCCCCTTTGACGATGGCTGGGTTGTTGCCGATATCAATGTGGGGCTCCTCTACGTTCTCGCGTTTTCGTCCCTGGGTGTGTACGGCATCATCATGGGCGGATGGGCGTCCAACTCTAAATACCCCTTCATGGGTGCGCTCAGGTCTGCCGCGCAGATGGTGTCTTACGAGGTGTCGCTCGGCTTTATCGTCGTCTGTGTATTGATGACGGCAGGCTCGATGAACCTTTCGGATATTGTTCGGGCCCAAGATACAGGTGCTGGCATGTTCGGCTGGTACTGGCTCATTCATTTCCCAGCCTTCGTGATCTTCTTCATCTCAGCAATCGCTGAGACCAACAGACCACCGTTTGATCTGCCGGAAGCGGAGTCCGAACTGGTTGCTGGCTACGCCACAGAATATTCGTCGACGCCGTTCCTACTCTTCTTCCTGGGCGAGTTCGTTGCGATCAATCTGATGGCGGCGATGGTGACAATCCTATTCCTTGGCGGCTGGCTGCCACCCTTTGATTGGGGACCACTGCATGCTGTTCCTGGCATCATCTGGTTTGTTCTCAAGGTCTGTTTCGTCTTTTTCCTCTTTGCGATGGTTCGCGCCTATGTGCCGCGCTACCGCTATGACCAACTGATGCGTTTGGGCTGGAAAGTTTTCCTCCCTCTATCGCTCGGCTGGGTCGTGGTGACAGCTGGTGTCCTGGTCGCGTTCGATCTTGCGCCATAACCTGAAGGAGAGCTGATCCATGTCCAGTCTGACACAATCTGTACGCTCCCTGTTTCTGGTGGAGTTTGTTACAAGCTTTGTCCTGGCTCTGAAGTACTTCTTCGGGCCTAAGGCGACACTGAACTATCCGTATGAAAAAGGCCTTCTAAGCCCGCGTTTCAGAGGGGAGCATGCGCTGCGCCGTTATCCGAACGGCGAAGAGCGCTGCATTGCCTGCAAGCTCTGCGAGGCGATTTGCCCAGCACAAGCCATCACGATTGAAGCTGGTCCCCGTCGCAATGACGGGACCCGGCGCACCGTGCGCTACGACATTGATATGACGAAATGCATCTATTGCGGCTTCTGTCAGGAAGCCTGCCCAGTGGATGCAATCGTTGAAGGACCAAACTTCGAATTCGCAACGGAAACACGCGAAGAGCTTTTCTACACAAAAGAGAAACTGCTTGATAACGGTGACCGCTGGGAACGCGAAATCGCTAAGAACATCGAACTCGACGCGCCATACCGGTAAGTGCCGGGGGCGGGTAACGCAACACGAGAGAGGGCAAAGGGGCAATGATCGTCGCCACCATAGCTTTTTACATATTTGCAGGCGTCGCTATTGCTGCGGGCTTCATGGTTATTGCTGCCCGTAATCCTGTGCATTCCGTGCTCTTTTTGATCCTGGCCTTCTTCAATGCGGCGGGTCTGTTCGTCCTCATGGGGGCCGAGTTCCTGGCGATGATCTTGATCATCGTTTACGTGGGCGCTGTCGCAGTCCTGTTCCTCTTCGTGGTCATGATGTTGGACATCGATTTTGCAGAACTTCGCGAAGGCTTCCTGCAATACATGCCTGTCGGCGCATTGGTTGGGCTGATCGTCCTACTTGAACTTCTTTTGGTTGCGGGCACTTGGACGCTCGCACCTGAAGTCGCGTCGATAGCAGCGTCCCCAATTCCGCCAATGGCAGATGTGACCAATGCAGAGGCCATCGGTCAGGTGATGTACACGCAATATGTCTATTTCTTCCAGGCAGCCGGCATGGTTTTGCTGGTGGCCATGATCGGCGCCATCGTGCTGACGCTCCGGAAGAAGCCGGACGCACAAAGACAGAGTATTCCGGACCAGGTCGCTCGCACGGCCGAAACCGCAGTAGAACTTAAGAAGGTGGAGCCTGGCCAGGGCCTTTAGGGGCTGGTCACGAGAGAAACGCACATGGAAATCGGTCTTGCACATTATCTGACGGTGGCGGCGATCCTCTTCACGCTGGGGATTTTCGGCATCTTCCTGAACAGGAAGAACGTCATCATTATCCTCATGTCGATTGAGTTGATGCTCCTCGCCGTGAACATCAATCTGGTGGCGTTCTCCACGCATCTGGGCGATCTCACAGGGCAGATATTTGCCATGTTGGTTCTGACCGTCGCGGCTGCGGAAGCGGCCATCGGTCTGGCGATCCTTGTTGTTTATTTCCGTAATCGCGGCTCCATCGCCGTCGAAGACATCAACCTGATGAAAGGCTGAGCGGCACATGTACGAAGCAATTGTCTTCCTTCCGCTCGTCGGATGTTTGATCGCTGGACTGTTTGGGCGCCAGATTGGTGTCACCGCATCACAGTGGGTGACCTGTGGCGGCCTTGTCATCTCAGCTCTGTTGAGCTGGGTTGCGTTCTATAATGTGGCGCTTCAGGGCCAGGCTGAAACCATCCAGGTCCTGACCTGGATCGACAGCGGTTCCTTTGAAGCTGACTGGCGCCTACGCATCGATACGTTGACCGCGGTCATGCTGGTGGTCGTGACCAATGTGTCCGCGCTCGTGCACATCTATTCCGTTGGCTACATGAGCCACGACCCGCACCAGTCGCGCTTCTTTGCTTACCTCTCCCTCTT is a window from the Rhodobiaceae bacterium genome containing:
- the nqo1 gene encoding NADH-quinone oxidoreductase chain 1, translated to MLQDKDRIFTNLYGLDDYGLEGARRRGDWDNTKDLIAKGRDWIIDEMKQSGLRGRGGAGFPTGLKWSFMPKESDGRPHYLVVNADESEPGTCKDREIMRHDPHKLVEGCLVAGFAMGANAGYIYVRGEFIFEREQLQRAVDQAYDAGLLGKNAADSGWDFDLYVVHGAGAYICGEETALIESLEGKKGMPRLKPPFPANVGLYGAPTTVNNVESIAVAPTILRRGASWFGGLGRPNNTGTKVFSISGHVNNPCNVEEEMGIPLKELIEKHCGGVRGGWDNLLAVIPGGSSVPLLPKSICDTVLMDFDSLKDVQSGLGTAAVIVMDKSTDVIKAIARLSAFYKHESCGQCTPCREGTGWMWRVMERLVTGEAEVEEIEMLLDVTKRVEGHTICALGDAAAWPVQGLIRHFRPVIEERIATRKAGGAAPVAAE
- the nqo3 gene encoding NADH-quinone oxidoreductase chain 3, yielding MPKLTVDGVEVEVENGVTVLQACEEANADVPRFCYHERLSIAGNCRMCLVEIEKSPKPVASCAMPAADGMVVHTKTETVKRAREGVMEFLLINHPLDCPICDQGGECDLQDQAMAFGVDTSRFDENKRAVEDKEMGPLVKTIMTRCIHCTRCVRFVQEVAGVPEIGAIGRGEDMEITTYLEKSLTSELSGNVIDLCPVGALTSKPYAFTARPWELRKTESVDVMDAVGSAIRVDARGKEVMRVMPRLNEDVNEEWISDKTRFIWDGLKSQRLDRPYVRENGKLRAASWNEAFEAIAAKANSTTPEKMAAIAGDLACVEGMGALKDLMTSLGVTSLDCRQDGTKLNAGDRASYLFNSSIAGIEDADALLIIGSNPRTEAPVLNARIRKRWSQGGLPVGIVGEDADLTYDTEHLGAGPQTLKEIADGSHSFARVLEVAERPMIILGQGALTRSDGAAVHATALQIAEKSGAISANWNGFNVLHTAAARVGGLDLGFVPGEGGKDVAGILDAAASGDVDFVFLLGADEIDTSKLEKAFVIYQGTHGDAGAHAADVILPAATYTEKSALWVNTEGRVQMGRRAAFPPGDAREDWAILRALSDVMGQTLPYDSLQQLRAALFEVHPHLAQVDTVSSAASVTSGPGGSMDDVPFSNAITDFYFTNPIARASKIMADCAATYGNKEAGATGTNG
- the nuoH gene encoding NADH-quinone oxidoreductase subunit H, with protein sequence MAELWTTYGFPLFIIVGQSLGVLVGLLLFTAYILYADRKIFAAVQMRRGPNVVGPWGLLQSFADLTKFLFKEAIIPSSANKGIYLLAPVITATLALSAWAVIPFDDGWVVADINVGLLYVLAFSSLGVYGIIMGGWASNSKYPFMGALRSAAQMVSYEVSLGFIVVCVLMTAGSMNLSDIVRAQDTGAGMFGWYWLIHFPAFVIFFISAIAETNRPPFDLPEAESELVAGYATEYSSTPFLLFFLGEFVAINLMAAMVTILFLGGWLPPFDWGPLHAVPGIIWFVLKVCFVFFLFAMVRAYVPRYRYDQLMRLGWKVFLPLSLGWVVVTAGVLVAFDLAP
- the nuoI gene encoding NADH-quinone oxidoreductase subunit I → MSSLTQSVRSLFLVEFVTSFVLALKYFFGPKATLNYPYEKGLLSPRFRGEHALRRYPNGEERCIACKLCEAICPAQAITIEAGPRRNDGTRRTVRYDIDMTKCIYCGFCQEACPVDAIVEGPNFEFATETREELFYTKEKLLDNGDRWEREIAKNIELDAPYR
- the nuoJ gene encoding NADH-quinone oxidoreductase subunit J — encoded protein: MIVATIAFYIFAGVAIAAGFMVIAARNPVHSVLFLILAFFNAAGLFVLMGAEFLAMILIIVYVGAVAVLFLFVVMMLDIDFAELREGFLQYMPVGALVGLIVLLELLLVAGTWTLAPEVASIAASPIPPMADVTNAEAIGQVMYTQYVYFFQAAGMVLLVAMIGAIVLTLRKKPDAQRQSIPDQVARTAETAVELKKVEPGQGL
- the nuoK gene encoding NADH-quinone oxidoreductase subunit K — encoded protein: MEIGLAHYLTVAAILFTLGIFGIFLNRKNVIIILMSIELMLLAVNINLVAFSTHLGDLTGQIFAMLVLTVAAAEAAIGLAILVVYFRNRGSIAVEDINLMKG